In the Sarcophilus harrisii chromosome 3, mSarHar1.11, whole genome shotgun sequence genome, one interval contains:
- the ZNF628 gene encoding zinc finger protein 628: MVGSHLDMAPAPPTEGPGEQAGPPAGPPPAPAQYECGECGKSFKWSSRLLHHQRTHTGERPYKCPDCPKAFKGSSALLYHQRGHTGERPYPCPDCGKAFKRSSLLQIHRSVHTGLRAFTCAQCGLAFKWSSHYQYHLRQHTGERPYPCPDCPKAFKNSSSLRRHRHVHTGERPYPCGVCGKSFTQSTNLRQHQRVHTGERPFRCPACPKTFTHSSNLLLHQRTHGPAAATASAHRCEPCGKVFASEAYLQRHLQTHASEAPPPPPPPPPPPPVVPELFLAAAETTVELVYRCGGCELAFASETLLLEHQPCPGPGVEAAAAQPAPFTCSPCGKAFKTAAGLSRHQQSHGPAAAAPSYRCGGCDRAFPQLASLLAHQRAHAEEAAAGRPLPQAEAAEVTCPQEAPAPGPAPAPPGDRPYKCAECGKAFKGSSGLRYHMRDHTGERPYPCGECGKAFKRSSLLAIHQRVHTGLRAFTCAQCGLTFKWSSHYQYHLRLHSGERPYPCAECGKAFRNTSCLRRHRHVHTGERPHSCGVCGKSFAQTSNLRQHQRVHTGERPFRCPLCPKTFTHSSNLLLHQRTHSAERPFACTVCGRGFVMAAYLQRHLRTHAPAPPAAAPPAAAPAATQDVHVVPHLQATLSLEAGPGPANPANSQTFLLVQTAQGLQLIPSSVQPPRPTPPPPPPAPPKVILLPASGAGSQKGPKNGGRADQAPGMVWLPGPGPVGGQGGGGNVAGGGGQSLIVLQSVAGGEVGPQDTGGVRLQSLRPAQEVTTVQLQPAQEVTTVQLQPLQPAQEVTTVQLQPLQTSQEVTTVQLQPLQTSQEVTTVQLQPLQPAQEVTTVQLQPLQPAQEVTTVQLQPLPPTPDVSLQLQPVAGPLASPGGSGGPAEGPNLFVVQGGPGDELLAGPGPGGEGGSGDGGGGGGGAVVQDVHFETLQTAEGLQSVLVLSGADGEQTRLCVQGVETLSPGLAESSAPGPQGQKLLIIRSAPSAPSDLVESVPGPPLQLLAPPPSPAPGAAPGPSPQVVQVVPGSGPGPAGTAGQPALPSIHIVQALPAVQLVHTF, from the coding sequence ATGGTGGGCTCCCACCTAGACATGGCTCCAGCCCCGCCCACCGAGGGGCCCGGGGAGCAGGCGGGGCCCCCCGCGGGCCCCCCGCCGGCGCCTGCCCAGTACGAGTGCGGGGAGTGTGGCAAGTCCTTCAAGTGGTCGTCGCGGCTGCTCCATCACCAGCGCACGCACACGGGCGAGCGGCCCTACAAGTGCCCCGACTGCCCCAAGGCCTTCAAGGGCTCCTCGGCCCTGCTCTACCACCAGCGGGGGCACACGGGCGAGCGGCCCTACCCCTGCCCGGACTGCGGCAAGGCCTTCAAGCGCTCGTCCCTGCTGCAGATCCACCGCAGCGTGCACACGGGCCTGCGCGCCTTCACCTGCGCCCAGTGTGGCCTGGCCTTCAAGTGGAGCTCCCACTACCAGTACCACCTGCGCCAGCACACGGGCGAGCGGCCCTACCCCTGCCCGGACTGCCCCAAGGCCTTCAAGAACTCGTCCAGCCTCCGCCGGCACCGGCACGTGCACACGGGCGAGCGGCCCTACCCCTGCGGCGTCTGCGGCAAGAGCTTCACCCAGAGCACCAACCTGCGGCAGCACCAGCGGGTGCACACGGGCGAGCGCCCCTTCCGCTGCCCGGCGTGCCCCAAGACCTTCACGCACTCCTCCAACCTGCTGCTGCACCAGCGCACCCACGGGCCGGCCGCGGCCACGGCCTCCGCCCACCGCTGCGAGCCCTGCGGGAAGGTCTTCGCCTCCGAAGCCTACCTCCAGCGCCACCTGCAGACACACGCCTCCGAGGCCCCCCCTccgccgccgcccccgcccccccctccccccgtggTCCCCGAGCTCTTCCTGGCGGCGGCCGAGACCACCGTGGAGCTGGTCTACCGCTGCGGGGGCTGCGAGCTGGCCTTCGCCAGCGAGACCCTCCTCCTGGAGCACCAGCCGTGCCCGGGGCCCGGGGTGGAGGCGGCCGCGGCCCAGCCTGCCCCCTTCACCTGCTCGCCCTGCGGCAAGGCCTTTAAGACGGCCGCCGGCCTGTCTCGGCACCAGCAGAGCCACGGGCCGGCCGCCGCGGCGCCCTCCTACCGCTGCGGCGGCTGCGACCGGGCCTTCCCCCAGCTGGCCAGCCTGCTGGCCCACCAGCGGGCCCACGCCGAGGAGGCGGCGGCCGGGCGCCCGCTGCCGCAGGCCGAGGCGGCCGAGGTCACCTGCCCGCAGGAGGCCCCGGCCCCGGGCCCGGCCCCGGCACCACCGGGCGACCGGCCCTACAAGTGCGCCGAGTGCGGCAAGGCCTTCAAGGGCTCCTCGGGGCTGCGCTATCACATGCGCGACCACACGGGCGAGCGGCCCTACCCCTGCGGGGAGTGCGGCAAGGCCTTCAAGCGCTCGTCCCTGCTGGCCATCCACCAGCGGGTCCACACGGGCCTGCGCGCCTTCACCTGCGCCCAGTGCGGCCTGACCTTCAAGTGGAGCTCCCACTACCAGTACCACCTGCGGCTGCACTCGGGCGAGCGGCCCTACCCCTGCGCCGAGTGTGGCAAGGCCTTCCGCAACACCTCCTGCCTGCGGCGCCACCGGCACGTGCACACGGGCGAGCGGCCGCACTCCTGCGGCGTCTGCGGCAAGAGCTTCGCGCAGACCTCCAACCTGCGGCAGCACCAGCGGGTGCACACGGGCGAGCGGCCCTTCCGCTGCCCGCTCTGCCCCAAGACCTTCACGCACTCCTCCAACCTGCTCCTGCACCAGCGCACCCACTCCGCCGAGAGGCCCTTCGCCTGCACCGTCTGCGGCCGGGGCTTCGTCATGGCCGCCTACCTCCAGCGCCACCTGCGGACGCACGCCCCGGCCCCCCCGGCCGCGGCGCCCCCGGCCGCGGCCCCCGCCGCCACCCAGGACGTCCACGTCGTGCCCCACCTGCAGGCCACCCTATCTCTGGAGGCGGGGCCCGGCCCGGCCAACCCGGCCAACTCACAGACCTTCCTGCTGGTGCAGACGGCCCAGGGGCTCCAGCTCATCCCCAGCAGCGTCCAGCCCCCCAGACCCACGCCGCCTCCGCCCCCACCGGCCCCTCCCAAGGTCATCCTGCTGCCCGCCTCCGGGGCTGGGTCCCAGAAGGGTCCGAAGAACGGTGGGAGGGCAGACCAAGCGCCCGGGATGGTCTGGCTCCCCGGTCCCGGGCCGGTCGGGGGACAGGGAGGTGGGGGCAACGTCGCCGGAGGCGGGGGCCAGAGCCTCATCGTCCTACAGAGCGTGGCCGGCGGAGAGGTGGGGCCGCAGGACACCGGCGGGGTTCGGCTGCAGTCGCTCCGGCCGGCCCAGGAAGTCACCACGGTCCAACTACAGCCCGCCCAGGAAGTCACCACGGTCCAGCTGCAGCCCCTCCAGCCGGCCCAGGAAGTCACCACGGTCCAGCTGCAGCCCCTTCAAACGTCCCAGGAAGTCACCACGGTCCAGCTGCAGCCCCTTCAAACGTCCCAGGAAGTCACCACGGTCCAGCTGCAGCCCCTCCAGCCGGCACAGGAAGTGACCACGGTCCAGCTGCAGCCCCTCCAGCCAGCACAAGAAGTGACCACGGTCCAGCTGCAGCCGCTGCCCCCCACCCCAGATGTCTCCCTGCAGCTCCAGCCAGTGGCCGGCCCACTGGCCAGCCCCGGGGGGTCCGGTGGGCCGGCAGAGGGTCCCAATCTGTTTGTGGTGCAGGGCGGGCCGGGGGACGAGCTGCTGGCTGGCCCCGGGCCCGGGGGAGAAGGGGGCTCGGGCGATGGGGGCGGGGGCGGCGGAGGGGCCGTGGTTCAGGATGTGCACTTCGAGACCCTGCAGACGGCGGAGGGCCTGCAGAGCGTCCTGGTTCTGAGCGGGGCCGATGGCGAGCAGACCCGGCTCTGCGTGCAGGGGGTCGAGACCCTCTCCCCGGGCCTGGCAGAGTCGTCCGCCCCGGGCCCCCAGGGTCAGAAACTTCTCATTATCCGCAGCGCCCCCTCGGCTCCTTCGGACCTGGTGGAGAGCGTGCCGGGCCCTCCCCTCCAGCTGTTGGCCCCTCCACCCAGCCCGGCGCCCGGGGCCGCCCCCGGGCCCAGCCCACAGGTGGTCCAGGTGGTCCCTGGTTCGGGGCCCGGGCCCGCGGGTACGGCTGGCCAGCCGGCTTTGCCTTCCATTCACATAGTGCAGGCCCTGCCGGCCGTGCAGCTGGTGCACACCTTCTGA
- the NAT14 gene encoding N-acetyltransferase 14 isoform X1 — translation MSSLGELPSNPNPGDGKGWRGRWKDLQLQGHRGDMAPDHLSVRQMREEEKALVVELLKDGVKDTENRVALHALTRPPALLLLAAASSGLRFVLASFALALLLPVALAVAALKLMVRMRWGSLPSPCGPGGPWVAVWGSDDVCGVLALSPGAAGGSLAVARLAVARWHRRRGVGTKLLAFAEARARAWARQEGGPRARLTVPAPVGARGATALLEGRGYQPEGGWGWMGHTFVREFTKEF, via the exons ATGAGCTCCCTCGGGGAGTTGCCGAGCAACCCCAATCCCGGGGACGGGAAGGGATGGCGAGGCCG GTGGAAGGACCTTCAGCTCCAGGGCCACAGGGGTGATATGGCCCCCGACCACCTGTCCGTGAGGCAGATGCGGGAGGAAGAGAAAGCCCTCGTCGTGGAGCTGCTGAAG GATGGGGTGAAGGACACAGAGAACCGCGTGGCCCTCCACGCCCTGACTCGGCCTCCCGCCCTCCTGCTCCTGGCCGCCGCCAGCAGCGGCCTCCGCTTTGTCCTGGCCTCCTTTGCCCTGGCCCTGCTTTTGCCCGTCGCCCTGGCCGTGGCTGCCTTGAAGCTGATGGTGCGGATGCGGTGGGGCTCCCTGCCCTCGCCCTGCGGCCCGGGGGGCCCCTGGGTGGCCGTGTGGGGCTCCGACGACGTGTGTGGGGTTCTGGCCCTGAGCCCCGGGGCCGCCGGGGGCAGCCTGGCCGTGGCGCGCCTGGCCGTGGCCCGCTGGCACCGACGACGCGGCGTGGGCACGAAGCTGCTGGCCTTCGCCGAGGCCCGAGCCCGGGCCTGGGCCCGCCAGGAGGGCGGCCCCCGCGCCAGGCTCACCGTGCCCGCCCCGGTGGGGGCCCGAGGGGCCACGGCGCTCCTGGAGGGAAGAGGTTACCAGCCCGAAGGGGGCTGGGGCTGGATGGGCCACACGTTTGTCAGGGAATTCACCAAAGAGTTCTGA
- the NAT14 gene encoding N-acetyltransferase 14 isoform X2, with product MAPDHLSVRQMREEEKALVVELLKDGVKDTENRVALHALTRPPALLLLAAASSGLRFVLASFALALLLPVALAVAALKLMVRMRWGSLPSPCGPGGPWVAVWGSDDVCGVLALSPGAAGGSLAVARLAVARWHRRRGVGTKLLAFAEARARAWARQEGGPRARLTVPAPVGARGATALLEGRGYQPEGGWGWMGHTFVREFTKEF from the exons ATGGCCCCCGACCACCTGTCCGTGAGGCAGATGCGGGAGGAAGAGAAAGCCCTCGTCGTGGAGCTGCTGAAG GATGGGGTGAAGGACACAGAGAACCGCGTGGCCCTCCACGCCCTGACTCGGCCTCCCGCCCTCCTGCTCCTGGCCGCCGCCAGCAGCGGCCTCCGCTTTGTCCTGGCCTCCTTTGCCCTGGCCCTGCTTTTGCCCGTCGCCCTGGCCGTGGCTGCCTTGAAGCTGATGGTGCGGATGCGGTGGGGCTCCCTGCCCTCGCCCTGCGGCCCGGGGGGCCCCTGGGTGGCCGTGTGGGGCTCCGACGACGTGTGTGGGGTTCTGGCCCTGAGCCCCGGGGCCGCCGGGGGCAGCCTGGCCGTGGCGCGCCTGGCCGTGGCCCGCTGGCACCGACGACGCGGCGTGGGCACGAAGCTGCTGGCCTTCGCCGAGGCCCGAGCCCGGGCCTGGGCCCGCCAGGAGGGCGGCCCCCGCGCCAGGCTCACCGTGCCCGCCCCGGTGGGGGCCCGAGGGGCCACGGCGCTCCTGGAGGGAAGAGGTTACCAGCCCGAAGGGGGCTGGGGCTGGATGGGCCACACGTTTGTCAGGGAATTCACCAAAGAGTTCTGA
- the SSC5D gene encoding LOW QUALITY PROTEIN: soluble scavenger receptor cysteine-rich domain-containing protein SSC5D (The sequence of the model RefSeq protein was modified relative to this genomic sequence to represent the inferred CDS: deleted 1 base in 1 codon), which produces MRVLACLLAVLMGIQAVERLRLAGGPHGCAGRLEVRHGGRWGTVCDDGWDLRDAAVACRELGCGGALAAPAGAFFGEGIGPVWLSELACQGSESRLSLCRHRGWKAHICSHEEDAGLVCVGQRAANSRPDSAEPLDRELWAETSPTSPAPPLAGNPTSSPQNALRPPKLPKSTRAPPQASSAPQQGEWEGPQGGPPPAQPQPLPRGRPLHPPFRPSHPPHEQENKGETGKGGIPGPQLPENSSSAARDGQEAAKATEGRGGGARSPSGGLGARRVDKKVSWGASGPRGPEGSGARLTLALLSPHAVGPAPHLRLAGGPNGCAGRLEVWHGGHWGTVCDDGWDLRDAAVACRELGCGGALAAPGGAFFGEGAGPILLDDLRCKGNETSLGLCPARPWGQHDCHHREDAGAVCDGETSSASPPPSLLSARQAGDPSPLSASSSTLHSVKAPGGGRLFGGQSPLHSCLPLGLPTPGSSVEAPETRAPTAGLPAAASPTALQEPGPPEGAPRLRLVSGPGRCAGRLEAWYGGRWGTVCDDGWDVRDAAVACRELGCGAPREPGPAAGRFGWGEGPIWLDDVACAGTEVRLADCPAAPWGKHNCAHNEDVGVTCTGSLGSDTASDPFSWSWAPEPRGDGRDRPLRKWTTEKPGDTTTQPTTGSPVTTVAKPPGRTSQSSKKWATKKPRKPTARPPGQSTTKSPRRQATRVPQGRVPPRLTTQMPRGRTSPASPKPTTQTLRGQTSRASPKMTTQAPRGQTSPASPKPTTQTSQASPKMTTRASRGRTSPASQTYHSGSPRRTSPASPLLTTQSSRPNIPRTSSQRRPPPVTPPPSTPVPEEVTPVDRNESSPDAGTGTPRTLSTSTAKDPSPPQAWPGSGESGLFRLRLSDGPDRCAGRLEVRRGDLWGTVCDDGWDPRDAAVACRELGCGGIRPRVGKTYYGSGTGPIWLDDVACVGIEASLGDCPASPWGTHNCDHQEDVGLTCTGDTENDGDLPWAWDTSSRRGVSQGSPPTALPGSTASPSRRPAPHDPRGRPDPDVRGRSAAPEEAPGPDLQLPTLPPAPPTAESSTHLTSDLGLSLTTDLSPRLTPDSDKQLNSDPSPQLTTDPDLQLTLEPNLRLISDVSHRLTSDVVLELTSDPGSQLTSDSSPMSGVTSVPDQLIADPGPWQSPDFMPELTSDLTPKGELTPSSAPQPIPDVAPQLTSDTNQQLTIESLSRPTSDPSPRLTPNSPLDLTSDPSPQLTTKSPLDLTSDPSPQLTTKSPLDLTSDPSPQLTPNSPLDLTSDSSPPPLDPPRPTHVTPNSPLDLTSDPSPQLTPNSPLDLTSDSSPLLTSPSTAPRFTPDSISLLTSDMSLQMPSDPTSTPVLTSQPPRLTPAFNPTQTELELSPSPGPEMTTTPPSAHGRTLPLPSWTAEAPELSPTSQPASVAPASSGTAPGPQPPGGAQPPPAPGQGPLQVSPAPSETARGLGPAPGSSPAPPPTPTARDSSLMAAAVPTVNPGPVPAPAPTPKPGPEQPPAAGPTAPRDVETGQCVGAAPAVLRVMACEPPALRELVGAVRDVGKQLRILTQAVQQSRAERRAAGLELGRLVEAVRGLGDLGQALRGLVEAAPAPGLREEEREEAHYRRLLISSTWQQLTRGGRGPPKSLLPRPAPPPLLHFAGRALPA; this is translated from the exons ATGAGGGTCCTGGCCTGCCTCCTTG CTGTTCTGATGGGGATTCAGGCTGTGG AGCGGCTGCGCCTGGCGGGGGGCCCGCACGGCTGCGCCGGGCGGCTGGAGGTGCGGCACGGGGGGCGCTGGGGCACGGTGTGTGACGACGGCTGGGACCTGCGGGACGCCGCCGTGGCCTGCCGGGAGCTGGGCTGCGGGGGCGCGCTGGCCGCCCCCGCGGGGGCTTTCTTCGGGGAGGGCATCGGGCCGGTCTGGCTGAGCGAGCTGGCGTGTCAGGGCTCCGAGAGCCGCCTGAGCCTCTGTCGCCACCGGGGCTGGAAGGCTCACATCTGCTCCCACGAGGAGGACGCCGGCCTCGTCTGCGTGG GTCAGCGGGCCGCCAACTCGAGGCCGGATTCGGCAGAGCCCCTGGACCGGGAGCTGTGGGCTGAGACCTCCCCGACCTCCCCAG CCCCGCCCCTAGCTGGGAATCCGACTAGCAGCCCCCAGAATGCCCTTCGGCCCCCCAAGCTGCCCAAGTCCACCCGGGCCCCTCCGCAGGCTTCCAGCGCTCCTCAACAGGGTGAGTG GGAGGGCCCCCAGGGAGGGCCCCCCCCAGCACAGCCTCAGCCCCTTCCCAGAGGTCGCCCGCTCCATCCTCCCTTTCGTCCCTCCCATCCTCCTCATGAGCAGGAAAATAAGGGAGAAACTGGGAAGGGAGGGATCCCCGGGCCTCAGCTCCCAGAGAACTCTTCGTCAGCGGCCCGGGACGGGCAGGAGGCAGCCAAGGCCACAGAGGGACGGGGGGGAGGGGCGCGGAGCCCGAGTGGTGGGCTGGGGGCCCGGAGAGTAGACAAGAAGGTAAGCTGGGGGGCCTCAGGACCGCGGGGTCCCGAGGGGAGCGGTGCAAGGCTGACTCTTGCTCTTCTTTCTCCCCACGCTGTAGGCCCAGCCCCCCACCTGCGGCTGGCCGGGGGTCCCAACGGCTGCGCCGGGCGGCTGGAGGTGTGGCACGGAGGCCACTGGGGCACGGTGTGTGACGACGGCTGGGACCTGCGGGACGCCGCCGTGGCCTGCCGGGAGCTGGGCTGCGGGGGCGCCCTGGCCGCCCCTGGAGGGGCCTTCTTTGGGGAGGGGGCTGGGCCCATCCTGCTGGATGACCTGCGGTGCAAAGGGAACGAGACGTCACTGGGCTTGTGCCCAGCCCGTCCCTGGGGCCAGCACGACTGTCACCATCGAGAAGATGCAGGGGCTGTGTGCGACGGTGAGACCTCCTCTGCCTCCCCTCCGCCATCCCTCCTGTCAGCTCGCCAGGCTGGGGATCCCAGCCCCCTCAGTGCGTCCTCCTCCACTCTCCACAGCGTGAAGGCCCCCGGAGGGGGGAGGCTCTTCGGGGGGCAAAGCCCGCTCCACAGCT GTCTGCCTCTGGGCCTGCCCACGCCCGGCAGCAGCGTCGAGGCCCCGGAGACTCGGGCCCCCACTGCCGGGCTCCCCGCTGCTGCCTCCCCCACGGCCCTGCAGGAGCCGGGCCCCCCGGAGG GGGCCCCCCGCCTCCGCCTGGTGTCTGGCCCCGGCCGGTGCGCGGGGAGGTTGGAGGCCTGGTACGGCGGCCGCTGGGGGACCGTGTGCGACGACGGCTGGGACGTCCGAGACGCCGCGGTGGCCTGCCGAGAGCTGGGCTGTGGCGCCCCCCGGGAGCCAGGCCCGGCCGCCGGCCGCTTCGGCTGGGGCGAAGGCCCCATCTGGCTGGACGATGTGGCCTGCGCCGGGACCGAGGTCCGGCTGGCCGACTGCCCCGCGGCCCCCTGGGGGAAACACAACTGTGCTCATAACGAAGACGTGGGCGTCACTTGCACGG GGAGTCTGGGCTCTGACACCGCTTCAGACCCCTTCAGCTGGAGCTGGGCCCCAGAGCCTCGTGGGGATGGGCGGGACCGGCCCCTCAGGAAGTGGACCACTGAGAAGCCTGGGGACACGACCACCCAGCCGACCACCGGCAGCCCTGTGACAACAGTGGCCAAGCCACCGGGGAGGACCTCCCAGAGCTCCAAAAAGTGGGCTACAAAGAAACCCCGGAAACCAACCGCACGACCCCCTGGACAATCAACCACTAAGAGCCCGAGGAGGCAGGCAACTCGGGTCCCACAAGGCCGGGTCCCCCCTCGACTGACCACACAGATGCCCCGGGGCCGGACGTCTCCGGCCTCCCCCAAACCCACCACGCAGACGCTCCGAGGCCAGACCTCCCGGGCCTCCCCCAAAATGACCACTCAGGCTCCCCGAGGCCAGACATCCCCGGCCTCCCCCAAACCCACCACACAGACCTCCCAGGCCTCCCCCAAAATGACCACTCGGGCTTCCCGAGGCCGGACGTCCCCGGCCTCCCAAACCTACCACTCGGGCTCCCCGAGG CGGACGTCCCCGGCCTCACCACTGCTGACCACTCAGAGCTCACGGCCCAACATCCCCAGGACGTCGTCACAAAGACGGCCTCCCCCGGTCACCCCGCCGCCAAGCACTCCAGTCCCAGAGGAAGTGACTCCAGTGGATCGCAACGAGAGCTCCCCTGACGCTGGCACTGGAACCCCCCGGACTTTGTCCACAAGCACGGCCAAGGATCCGTCCCCACCCCAGGCCTGGCCGGGTTCAGGAGAGTCGG GTCTCTTCCGGCTGCGTCTCTCGGACGGGCCCGATCGGTGTGCCGGGCGGCTGGAGGTGCGGCGCGGCGACCTCTGGGGGACGGTGTGTGACGACGGCTGGGATCCCCGAGACGCCGCCGTGGCCTGCCGGGAGCTGGGCTGCGGCGGGATCCGGCCCCGAGTGGGCAAGACCTACTACGGCTCTGGGACCGGCCCCATCTGGCTGGACGACGTGGCCTGTGTGGGCATCGAGGCCTCCCTGGGGGACTGTCCGGCCTCCCCCTGGGGGACCCACAACTGTGATCACCAGGAAGACGTGGGGCTCACCTGCACAG GGGACACGGAGAATGACGGCGATCTCCCCTGGGCCTGGGACACCAGCTCCCGAAGGGGCGTGAGCCAGGGGAGCCCCCCCACGGCCCTGCCCGGATCCACCGCCTCTCCTAGCCGCCGCCCCGCCCCCCATGACCCCCGGGGCCGCCCAGATCCAG ATGTCCGGGGTCGCTCTGCGGCCCCCGAGGAGGCCCCCGGCCCGGATCTCCAGCTGCCCACGCTCCCCCCAGCACCTCCGACCGCTGAATCGAGCACACATTTGACCTCTGATCTCGGACTGTCTCTGACCACTGACCTCAGTCCGCGGCTGACCCCTGATTCAGACAAACAGCTGAACTCTGACCCCAGCCCACAGCTAACCACTGACCCTGACCTACAGCTGACCCTTGAGCCCAACCTTCGGCTGATCTCTGATGTCAGCCACAGACTGACTTCAGATGTTGTCCTAGAACTGACCTCTGACCCCGGCTCACAGCTGACCTCTGACTCCTCCCCAATGTCAGGGGTGACCTCTGTCCCTGACCAATTAATTGCTGATCCGGGCCCATGGCAGAGCCCGGACTTTATGCCAGAGCTCACCTCTGACCTCACCCCTAAGGGAGAGCTCACCCCTTCCTCTGCCCCACAGCCAATACCGGATGTCGCCCCACAGTTGACATCTGATACCAACCAACAACTGACCATCGAGTCCCTCTCACGACCGACCTCTGACCCTAGCCCACGGCTGACCCCTAACTCTCCCCTAGACCTGACCTCTGACCCTAGCCCACAGCTGACCACTAAATCTCCCCTCGACCTGACCTCTGACCCTAGCCCACAGCTGACCACTAAATCTCCCTTAGACCTGACCTCTGACCCTAGCCCACAGCTGACCCCTAACTCCCCCTTAGACCTGACCTCTGATTCTAGCCCAC CTCCCCTGGACCCGCCTCGCCCTACCCACGTGACCCCTAACTCCCCCTTAGACCTGACCTCTGACCCCAGCCCACAGCTGACCCCTAACTCCCCCTTAGACCTGACCTCTGATTCTAGCCCACTGTTGACTTCTCCCTCCACCGCACCACGATTCACTCCTGATTCTATCTCCCTCCTGACCTCTGACATGTCCCTGCAGATGCCTTCTGACCCCACCTCCACCCCAGTGCTGACCTCTCAGCCCCCGCGGCTGACCCCCGCCTTTAATCCCACCCAAACTGAGCTGGAGCTTAGCCCATCCCCAGGCCCGGAGATGACCACCACCCCCCCCAGCGCCCACGGGCGGACCCTGCCCTTGCCCTCTTGGACAGCAGAAGCTCCAGAGCTCAGCCCCACGTCCCAGCCAGCCAGCGTGGCCCCGGCCAGCTCAGGGACGGCCCCAGGGCCCCAGCCTCCCGGCGGCGCACAGCCTCCCCCAGCCCCCGGCCAGGGTCCCCTCCAAGTCTCCCCGGCCCCTTCGGAGACGGCCAGAGGTCTCGGCCCTGCCCCCGGCTCCAGCCCTGCGCCTCCCCCGACCCCCACTGCCCGGGACTCGAGCCTCATGGCGGCCGCGGTGCCCACCGTTAACCCCGGTCCCGTCCCCGCCCCGGCCCCGACTCCCAAGCCCGGCCCCGAGCAGCCCCCGGCAGCAGGCCCCACGGCCCCCCGGGACGTGGAGACAGGCCAGTGCGTGGGGGCCGCCCCGGCCGTCCTCCGAGTCATGGCCTGCGAGCCGCCGGCCCTGCGGGAGCTGGTGGGCGCCGTGAGGGACGTGGGGAAGCAGCTGCGGATCCTGACCCAGGCCGTGCAGCAGAGCCGCGCCGAGAGGAGGGCCGCGGGCCTGGAGCTGGGCCGGCTGGTGGAGGCCGTCAGGGGCCTGGGGGATCTGGGCCAGGCCCTGCGAGGGCTGGTGGAGGCGGCCCCCGCCCCTGGGCTccgggaggaggagagggaggaa GCTCATTATCGCCGCCTGTTAATCTCCAGCACCTGGCAGCAATTAACACGGGGCGGGCGGGGCCCCCCCAAGTCTCTGCTCCCGCGCCCAGCACCACCCCCACTTCTGCACTTCGCTGGGAGAGCACTCCCTGCTTAA
- the SBK2 gene encoding serine/threonine-protein kinase SBK2 codes for MTGEKGEEDEAGLSWDLEDITMEELSEGQAAARALEDVLALSSQALLRAEVEDLYREVRQLGQGRFGRVLLVTHRQRGTAMALKLLSKASTTRQGFLYEFCVGLTLGSHPGIVATYGIGLETQTCYGFLSEPALHGDLIALIQPKRGLPEAAAQLCAQQLSSALEHVHSRGLVYRDLKPENVLVFEPGCRRVKLTDFGHTRPRGTLLRLAGPPIPYTAPELCSPSRRPQGLPIQPSLDAWALGVLLFCLLTGYFPWDQPLAEEDPFYQDFLDWRASGRACDRPAPWGALSPTADRLLGLLLEPQPRLRGPVGSVRAFLGQCWQERAQSPQLAGKGEEREEEEQEEGAE; via the exons ATGacgggagaaaagggagaggaggatgAGGCGGGCCTGAGCTGGGACCTGGAGGACATCACCATGGAGGAGCTGAGTGAGGGGCAGGCGGCCGCCCGCGCCCTGGAGGACGTGCTGGCTTTGAGCTCCCAGGCGCTGCTTAGGGCTGAGGTGGAGGACCTCTACCGGGAGGTCCGCCAGCTGGGACAGGGCCGCTTTGGCCGGGTCCTGCTGGTCACCCACCGACAACGAG GGACCGCCATGGCCCTCAAGCTTCTCTCCAAGGCCTCCACGACGCGCCAGGGCTTCCTGTACGAGTTCTGTGTGGGGCTGACCCTCGGCTCTCACCCCGGCATCGTGGCCACCTACGGGATCGGACTGGAGACCCAGACCTGCTACGGCTTCCTCTCGGAGCCGGCCCTGCACGGGGACCTCATCGCCCTGATCCAGCCCAAG AGGGGCCTGCCCGAGGCAGCCGCTCAGCTCTGCGCGCAGCAGCTCTCCTCGGCCTTGGAGCACGTCCATTCGCGGGGCCTCGTATACCGAGACCTGAAGCCTGAAAATGTGTTGGTCTTTGAGCCGGGCTGCCGGCGGGTGAAGCTGACCGACTTCGGGCACACACGGCCCCGGGGGACCCTGCTGCGCTTGGCCGGGCCCCCCATCCCCTACACCGCGCCCGAGCTCTGCAGCCCCAGCCGCCGGCCTCAGGGGCTGCCCATCCAGCCCTCGCTGGACGCCTGGGCCCTGGGGGTCCTTCTGTTCTGTCTCCTCACGGGCTACTTCCCCTGGGACCAGCCGCTGGCCGAGGAGGACCCCTTCTACCAGGACTTCCTGGACTGGAGAGCCTCCGGGAGGGCCTGTGACCGCCCCGCCCCTTGGGGCGCCCTGAGCCCCACGGCCGACCGGCTGCTGGGGCTGCTGCTTGAGCCTCAGCCCCGTCTCCGGGGCCCCGTGGGCTCCGTGCGGGCCTTTCTGGGCCAGTGCTGGCAGGAGAGGGCCCAGAGCCCGCAGCTGGccgggaagggggaggagagggaggaggaggagcaggaggagggcGCCGAGTGA